One segment of Daphnia magna isolate NIES linkage group LG2, ASM2063170v1.1, whole genome shotgun sequence DNA contains the following:
- the LOC116917423 gene encoding probable rhodanese domain-containing dual specificity protein phosphatase produces the protein MGCVGSKDQQKAAYDRLSQYQLASLEESKGLKKMPIPLDPEEERDKHHSISPCQFHNLFYDGFYAPYMSNPDYLMLVDVRDENSFLERHILSARWYGTLPLENLQDLSKYTLIILYDQHGSDENQDSNMNRVQSLLRNAQLDPFCICGGIVQIERSLPYMIASNCPGVPERQLALGWYPSIIIEDTMWLGRMEQGSNTTILLNLNITHLIHIGQTGPALAFPGMTCLTVNWSETLKGQELYNALKGAASFAIKAIQEKGRVLILGDQGVNRSATLTMAVLMQDKSCTLEDSFYYVKCLRPAVQPSPSHLEVLSKFETELFGKKISSVEDLW, from the exons ATGGGCTGCGTAGGGAGTAAAGACCAACAGAAAGCCGCTTACGATAGGTTATCACAATATCAACTCG CTTCACTTGAAGAATCAAAAGGTTTGAAGAAAATGCCCATTCCATTGGATCCAGAAGAGGAGCGAGACAAGCACCACAGCATATCGCCATGCCAGTTCCACAACTTATTCTACGATGGATTTTATGCACCATACATGAGCAATCCTGATTATTTGATGTTGGTAGACGTCCGCGACGAAAACTCATTCCTCGAAAGACATATTCTCTCTGCACGTTGGTATGGAACCCTTCCGTTAGAAAACCTTCAGGACTTGAGCAAGTATACGCTTATTATCCTCTATGACCAACACGGAAGCGACGAAAACCAAGATTCAAATATGAACAGAGTCCAATCTTTATTGCGAAACGCCCAGTTAGACCCCTTCTGCATTTGTGGCGGAATAGTACAAATAGAGCGATCGTTGCCTTATATGATTGCATCAAATTGCCCCGGAGTTCCAGAGCGTCAACTAGCACTTGGTTGGTATCCGTCCATCATCATCGAAGATACGATGTGGCTTGGAAGAATGGAACAAGGATCAAACACCACTATTCTTTTAAATCTAAACATTACCCATTTGATCCACATTGGACAGACAGGACCTGCATTGGCCTTTCCCGGCATGACTTGTTTAACAGTCAATTGGAGTGAAACGCTGAAAG gCCAAGAACTGTATAACGCACTTAAAGGAGCAGCATCGTTTGCAATAAAAGCGATTCAGGAAAAAGGACGTGTATTGATCTTGGGGGACCAAGGCGTGAATCGCAGCGCAACCTTaact ATGGCCGTGCTGATGCAAGATAAGAGCTGTACTCTGGAGGATTCCTTTTACTACGTGAAGTGCTTGCGGCCGGCAGTTCAACCAAGTCCTTCCCATCTCGAAGTTCTAAGCAAATTTGAAACAGAGCTTTTCGGAAAAAAGATCTCTTCTGTAGAAGACCTATGGTGA